In a single window of the Cucumis melo cultivar AY chromosome 11, USDA_Cmelo_AY_1.0, whole genome shotgun sequence genome:
- the LOC103495983 gene encoding uncharacterized protein LOC103495983, whose translation MAYEIPRDLIKQLQISLRNEAKISSYDPHHPSLPNLPSFNQTIAELDPSPPYLRCKHCKGRLLRDLKSFICVFCGREQYSDVPPNPINFKNTIACRWLLQSLDLDGSEMVGPIDLKESNRGKSPEQFPLTDLLDLEIRWPESDKNGIIDETPAPSKSTLNLAGVDLGYYFTEEKNDTTSKASDVLPPPSKQTVEDNADLSLFDKFPSSESATRTTKHESDDSFSGWEASFQTASSATSLDNSKSIDPFVVSGVNVSSSEMTFGDQNKSRSGETEDTKDPSSSTTNDWFQQQDDLWSSSNHKTVHMPDQVEQTGILIDGRATETANYSSSATVDWFQDDQWQGGSQKKPDDKSVFKDDDSADAWDNFTSSTGVQGPSDNSRKDIVKDVPKVDEISEVDFFSTTTTKDSDFRDSSQPISFAEAFPNPNGTSVEKAIWPDASDLTRMGEENGKSRENSDAAQHQAASGGSSTDDAQMIMEKMHDLSFMLESNLSIPPK comes from the exons ATGGCGTACGAAATCCCTCGCGATCTGATCAAACAACTTCAGATCTCTCTTCGAAATGAGGCCAAAATCTCCTCCTACGACCCTCACCATCCTTCACTTCCAAATCTTCCATCTTTCAATCAAACAATTGCCGAGCTTGATCCCTCTCCCCCTTATCTCCGCTGCAAACACTGTAAAGGAAGATTGCTTCGGGACTTGAAGTCCTTTATTTGCGTTTTCTGCGGCAGGGAACAGTACTCTGATGTCCCTCCCAACCCCATTAATTTCAAGAATACCATTGCTTGTCGTTGGCTTCTCCAATCCTTGGACTTGGATGGATCG GAGATGGTGGGACCGATTGATTTGAAGGAATCAAACCGGGGAAAATCACCAGAGCAATTTCCCCTGACGGATCTTTTAGATTTAGAGATTAGATGGCCTGAATCTGACAAGAATGGGATCATAGACGAGACTCCGGCTCCAAGTAAAAGTACTTTGAATTTGGCTGGAGTTGATCTTGGCTACTACTTCACTGAGGAAAAAAATGACACTACTTCAAAAGCATCTGATGTGCTACCACCACCCAGTAAACAAACCGTGGAGGATAATGCTGATCTCAGTTTGTTTGATAAGTTTCCATCTTCCGAGTCGGCAACAAGGACTACTAAACATGAGAGTGATGATTCCTTTTCTGGTTGGGAGGCAAGCTTTCAGACTGCTAGTTCTGCAACTTCGCTTGATAATTCTAAATCAATTGATCCGTTTGTTGTTTCTGGGGTCAATGTATCTTCTTCCGAAATGACGTTTGGGGACCAAAACAAGTCCAGAAGTGGAGAAACAGAAGATACTAAAGATCCTTCCTCATCAACGACCAATGACTGGTTTCAACAACAAGATGATTTATGGAGTAGTTCTAATCACAAAACGGTTCACATGCCAGATCAGGTTGAGCAAACTGGAATTTTGATTGATGGCAGAGCTACTGAAACTGCTAATTATTCTTCATCAGCAACCGTTGATTGGTTTCAAGATGATCAGTGGCAAGGAGGAAGCCAAAAGAAACCTGATGATAAAAGTGTTTTTAAAGATGACGATTCAGCTGATGCTTGGGATAATTTTACTAGTTCAACTGGTGTGCAAGGCCCTTCTGATAATTCTAGGAAAGACATTGTGAAAGACGTGCCAAAGGTGGATGAGATATCAGAAGTAGATTTCTTCAGCACAACCACCACAAAGGATAGTGATTTTAGAGACTCTTCTCAACCAATTTCATTTGCAGAAGCATTCCCCAATCCAAATGGTACATCCGTAGAAAAAGCAATATGGCCGGATGCTTCTGATTTAACCAG GATGGGTGAAGAGAATGGAAAAAGTAGAGAAAATTCCGATGCTGCGCAGCATCAGGCTGCATCAGGGGGTTCAAGTACAGATGATGCACAGATGATAATGGAGAAGATGCACGATCTATCTTTTATGCTCGAAAGCAATCTTTCAATCCCCCCAAAGTGA
- the LOC103495987 gene encoding uncharacterized protein LOC103495987 isoform X2, whose translation MAAKPVGSFSPGLTKVGLCFMAVCIAAYILGPPLYWHFTEGLAAFSSSSLSTCPPCFCDCSSLTDFAFTEDCVKHDSGMNEETEKNFAELLSEELKLREAEALENHRRADISLLEAKKMTSQYQKEADKCNSGMETCEAARERAEATLASQKRLTTLWETRARQRGWRDDIVTSRGTVQTS comes from the exons ATGGCAGCGAAGCCGGTGGGTTCGTTCTCTCCGGGCTTGACGAAGGTGGGATTGTGTTTTATGGCTGTTTGTATTGCAGCTTACATTCTGGGTCCGCCTCTGTACTGGCATTTCACGGAGGGCTTGGCcgctttctcttcttcttctctctcaaCTTGCCCACCTTGCTTTTGTGACTGTTCTTCTCTCACTGACTTTGCCTTCACTGAAG ATTGTGTGAAACATGACTCTGGCATGAATGAGGAAACAGAAAAGAATTTTGCAGAGTTATTGTCTGAGGAACTGAAACTGAGGGAAGCTGAAGCTTTGGAGAATCATCGGCGAGCCGACATATCTCTGCTAGAAGCAAAGAAGATGACATCTCAATATCAGAAAGAAGCAGACAAGTGCAATTCTGGCATGGAAACATGTGAAGCAGCAAGGGAAAGGGCTGAAGCTACATTAGCTTCACAAAAGAGGCTAACAACATTATGGGAAACTAGGGCTCGTCAAAGAGGATGGAGAGACGACATTGTTACATCCCGTGGTACTGTTCAAACCTCATAA
- the LOC103495987 gene encoding uncharacterized protein LOC103495987 isoform X1 yields the protein MAAKPVGSFSPGLTKVGLCFMAVCIAAYILGPPLYWHFTEGLAAFSSSSLSTCPPCFCDCSSLTDFAFTEELKNTTFRDCVKHDSGMNEETEKNFAELLSEELKLREAEALENHRRADISLLEAKKMTSQYQKEADKCNSGMETCEAARERAEATLASQKRLTTLWETRARQRGWRDDIVTSRGTVQTS from the exons ATGGCAGCGAAGCCGGTGGGTTCGTTCTCTCCGGGCTTGACGAAGGTGGGATTGTGTTTTATGGCTGTTTGTATTGCAGCTTACATTCTGGGTCCGCCTCTGTACTGGCATTTCACGGAGGGCTTGGCcgctttctcttcttcttctctctcaaCTTGCCCACCTTGCTTTTGTGACTGTTCTTCTCTCACTGACTTTGCCTTCACTGAAG AGCTCAAAAATACCACTTTTAGAG ATTGTGTGAAACATGACTCTGGCATGAATGAGGAAACAGAAAAGAATTTTGCAGAGTTATTGTCTGAGGAACTGAAACTGAGGGAAGCTGAAGCTTTGGAGAATCATCGGCGAGCCGACATATCTCTGCTAGAAGCAAAGAAGATGACATCTCAATATCAGAAAGAAGCAGACAAGTGCAATTCTGGCATGGAAACATGTGAAGCAGCAAGGGAAAGGGCTGAAGCTACATTAGCTTCACAAAAGAGGCTAACAACATTATGGGAAACTAGGGCTCGTCAAAGAGGATGGAGAGACGACATTGTTACATCCCGTGGTACTGTTCAAACCTCATAA
- the LOC103495989 gene encoding condensin complex subunit 2, protein MAETLSPNPSIPQKQRRPVPSVLQSPTSPFFLGSNDDQLERAQARAARAAANRRKSIATNLLPREDPNIFLDKRQILELFQNCIKLASENKINQKNTWELNLIDHLAEIIKVEEEDTETNFQKASCTLEAGVKIYSLRVDATHSEAYKVLGGMNRAGQENEQETITQEGNPENEQEEVRSRKEQDKKLSPLSTLESSFEALNVKKFDVAFAVDPLYHQTSAQFDEGGAKGLLMNNLGVYGACRVLFDSDEVPGKCMSFENRQGSSDMIDISFAKDCIQEMVLNMRVKDEISPTLRNIVNLFDEDNIRPSDYCSSGPKAAEQVHMDYDVDDRFHGDDFENFGTENYDNDDQTSMVDDGPGDGDAGFSTYNEESVSTTYYDPDVEERLGNVDEYLISCLGFTVRQNAWAGPEHWKYRKTKGSRDSPTENGLETTTKRARSKKQAENDIDFTKNLEKEVTDLFVPPRNPKSLLLPKNRAPCNTKLPEDCHYQPEDLVKLFLLPNVKCLRRKGRQHSDEPMQHNDDYGTLPSWEDDNDFGGQFDEGDGQSDVEDPDVLVTQPRQVNKVEVQYDKKSKQVDVQALKETLWSHLQESQTDAEGEDEIVSFKQILATFPDDCRAAQTINDISPHLCFICLLHLANEHGLSIQGSDHLNDLTIHFGCQN, encoded by the exons ATGGCGGAAACTCTAAGCCCTAATCCATCAATTCCGCAGAAGCAGAGGCGTCCCGTGCCCTCTGTGTTACAATCTCCCACTAGCCCTTTCTTCCTTGGCTCCAACGATGACCAACTTGAGCGTGCTCAAGCACGGGCCGCTCGCGCTGCTGCTAATCGCCGCAAGTCCATCGCTACCAATCTCCTACCTCGCGAAGATCCCAATATATTTCTCGACAAGCGCCAGATCCTCGAGTTATTTCAAAATTGCATCAAACTCGCTAGTGAAAAT AAAATTAATCAAAAAAATACATGGGAACTGAATTTAATCGACCATCTTGCTGAGATTAttaaggttgaagaagaggacaCAGAGACGAATTTTCAGAAG GCAAGTTGTACTCTTGAAGCTGGAGTTAAGATCTACTCACTAAGGGTGGATGCCACTCATTCTGAGGCATATAAAGTGCTTGGAGGGATGAACAGGGCAGGCCAAGAAAATGAACAAG AAACCATCACCCAGGAGGGAAATCCAGAAAATGAGCAGGAGGAAGTTCGTTCTAGAAAAGAGCAGGATAAAAAG TTGTCTCCTTTGTCGACGCTGGAGTCATCTTTTGAGGCTCTAAATGTAAAGAAATTTGATG TGGCATTTGCGGTGGATCCTCTTTATCATCAAACATCTGCTCAATTTGATGAGGGTGGAGCCAAGGGTCTGTTAATGAATAATCTTGGAGTATATGGTGCTTGTAGGGTGCTTTTTGATTCAGATGAAGTGCCTGGGAAATGTATGTCTTTCGAGAATAGGCAGGGTAGCTCAGATATGATTGACATCTCTTTTGCCAAAG ATTGCATCCAGGAGATGGTATTGAATATGCGTGTGAAGGATGAAATATCTCCAACTCTGAGGAATATAGTCAATCTATTTGATGAAGATAACATACGACCATCAGATTATTGTAGTTCAGGTCCAAAAGCAGCGGAGCAAGTGCATATGGATTACGATGTAGATGATAGATTTCATGGTGACGATTTTGAAAACTTTGGCACTGAAAATTATGACAACGATGACCAAACAAGCATGGTTGATGATGGACCTGGTGATGGAGATGCAGGTTTTTCAACTTACAACGAG GAAAGTGTGTCAACTACCTACTATGACCCTGATGTTGAGGAAAGATTGGGGAACGTTGATGAGTATTTGATTTCATGTTTGGGTTTTACTGTAAGACAGAATGCTTGGGCAGGCCCCGAGCACTGGAAGTATCGTAAAACTAAAG GTTCTAGAGATAGTCCTACAGAAAATGGATTAGAAACGACAACCAAGAGAGCAAGAAGTAAGAAACAAGCAGAAAATGATATTGATTTCACGAAGAATTTGGAAAAAGAAGTTACAGATCTCTTTGTGCCTCCAAGAAACCCCAAATCATTGTTGTTGCCTAAGAATAGGGCACCTTGCAATACTAAGCTTCCTGAAGATTGCCACTACCAGCCTGAAGATCTCGTGAAGTTATTTCTTTTGCCTAATGTAAAG TGCCTTAGGAGAAAGGGAAGACAACATTCAG ATGAACCAATGCAGCACAACGATGATTATGGAACATTGCCATCCTGGGAAGATGATAATGACTTTGGAGGCCAATTTGATGAAGGTGATGGTCAAAGTGATGTGGAGGACCCCGATGTTCTTGTTACTCAGCCTCGCCAG GTTAACAAAGTTGAAGTTCAATACGACAAAAAGTCTAAGCAAGTTGATGTCCAGGCTTTGAAGGAAACACTCTGGTCTCATTTGCAAGAATCTCAAACAGACGCTGAG ggagaagacgaaatagTATCTTTCAAGCAAATCCTTGCCACCTTTCCAGATGATTGCAGAGCTGCTCAAACCATCAATGATATCTCGCCCCATTTATGTTTTATATGCCTATTACATTTAGCCAACGAGCATGGATTAAGTATACAAGGCTCTGACCACTTGAACGATCTCACTATTCACTTTGGTTGTCAAAATTAA
- the LOC103496040 gene encoding glycosyltransferase BC10-like produces MTVWPPLKVVVLLCAILLTLALLLFHSDEFKLIQSSNFAYQFKNNGLGHSHGFQSPPKIAFLFLTRRKLPLDFLWANFFENGDEAKFSIYIHSQPGFVYDKSTTKSSIFYNRQLNNSIQVLWGESTMIEAERLLFGAALDDPANQRFVLLSDSCIPLHNFSHTYNYLMSSTKSFVDSFLNVNEGRYNPEMLPVISQEKWRKGSQWITLVRRHAEVVVNDEIIFPLFKKFCKRWPPADHDTRRKTTEKYHPNCIPDEHYVQTLLSIRGLEKELERRTLTYSNWNSSIPKEDKRSWHPVTFYYPDATPQTIKEIKEINHIDFESEHRTEWCRVESTYTSCFLFARKFSPGAGLRILKKDSLENRVDHEKHG; encoded by the exons ATGACGGTATGGCCGCCGTTGAAGGTGGTGGTGCTTCTTTGTGCCATTCTGTTGACATTGGCCTTATTGTTATTTCATTCTGATGAGTTTAAGCTAATTCAATCCTCCAACTTCGCCTACCAATTCAAAAACAATGGTTTGGGTCATAGCCATGGCTTCCAATCACCTCCTAAGATTGCATTTTTGTTCCTTACTCGTAGAAAACTTCCTCTTGATTTTCTTTGGGCCAACTTCTTTGAG AATGGAGATGAAGCCAAATTTTCTATTTACATTCACTCACAGCCAGGCTTTGTGTATGACAAATCAACCACCAAATCTTCTATCTTTTATAACAGACAATTAAACAACAGCATTCAG GTACTGTGGGGAGAATCCACCATGATAGAAGCCGAACGCCTGTTATTCGGTGCAGCTCTTGACGATCCAGCAAATCAGAGATTCGTCCTTCTTTCCGATAG CTGCATTCCTCTGCATAACTTCAGCCATACTTACAATTATCTTATGTCTTCTACTAAAAGCTTTGTCGACAG TTTTTTGAATGTTAACGAAGGTCGATATAATCCCGAGATGTTGCCGGTGATATCTCAGGAAAAATGGCGAAAGGGTTCTCAG TGGATTACTTTGGTGAGGAGACATGCTGAAGTTGTAGTGAATGATGAAATCATATTCCCTCTCTTTAAGAAATTTTGTAAG CGATGGCCGCCAGCGGACCACGATACTAGAAGGAAAACAACT GAGAAGTATCATCCCAACTGCATACCAGATGAGCATTATGTCCAGACTTTACTTTCG ATAAGGGGTCTCGAGAAGGAACTAGAACGACGAACGTTGACATACTCGAATTGGAACAGTTCTATCCCAAAAGAGGACAAAAGATCTTGGCATCCAGTTACTTTTTATTATCCAGATGCAACTCCTCAGACAATCAAAGAAATAAAG GAAATCAATCACATCGACTTTGAATCCGAACACCGAACAGAGTGGTGCCGTGTTGAGTCAACGTATACGTCGTGTTTTCTGTTTGCAAGAAAGTTCAGTCCAGGGGCCGGGCTGCGAATCCTGAAAAAAGATTCATTGGAAAATCGAGTTGATCATGAAAAACATGGGtga